From the Hevea brasiliensis isolate MT/VB/25A 57/8 chromosome 13, ASM3005281v1, whole genome shotgun sequence genome, the window ATTTCTAATCTCATAGTCATAGATAAAGAATTTTCCACAAATTCAAGTAAAGATAGAAGAAATTGTTGGTCACCCATATTGGGCAATAGCATGGCGTGAAGTTAATTGATACCAGAAGAATAATaaaaatgaagatgggcagatgtgCCTTTCAAGTTTCAACGGCTTCAGTTCAGGCACATGGtgtgtattttcaattcttgagCTAGCTAGCTACGCCTGCTGCGCAtgccataagatttgaacttGTGATGACTCCAGGTAAATATGCATGCATTTAATAAAGCAAGAGATGGGCACTAAGTACtggtaaatttattaaataaaaaaataaaggagAAAAATGGGGCCACACTCTTTACCATGTTGTGGCAGTAGTGCTGGCAAGGAAGTTCAAATGCTATTAATGATCTTTGTTTCATGTCTAAGGGAAACATGAACCATTGAAAGAGCTCTAGTTACAGCATTAAAATCTCTTAACAAAAAAGAATTTGGTTTttcattttagaaataaataaaagaatccAAAAAGAAAACCTAGCCTATAACGTTTACCCGAATGTGAAGCCTATTTCCAATACCATATTGTCACGAGTCGGATCATAGATGGgtcaataaattaatataatattaaaattcttttttttttctaagaataatatattttttttataagcattatatatttttttataagcagaatatgggccaataaactaatataatattaaaataaaaaacttttaaattattataatatggtCTCATGAAAATTCTTTATTAGCCTAtattctaaatgttataatcgtgaAATACAGTTAAGAATATATGgaccaataaaaattttaatcaattataagtaaatacataaaataactagatTTAATTGTTATATTCATTAGTAGTCCATGTAACATTGACCaataatgaatataataattAGACCGAATCAAACAAAATCATTTGAACCTAAAAAAAGTCAAAATATataatacatatatacatatatatactaactaaaaattatttagaaaatttaaatatatattgttaAATATAGCCTATATTCTAGTAATATCAATGaattaaaatatatcaattttaaataaatatcatttatagtacataaatcattaaaaatattttaaaattggtTAAAATTTGATATTTTTGTTTGCCCAATATAATAAATTCAATCTTTTTAAAATACTAGTTATATGGACaaacaatttaaaatttcatttaatagaaATAGCGActaaaataatgatataaaagTATACCTAGCcacattaaattgaaaataagtggtCACAAAACAGATTAATTGGTCACCAATATTCTAGATATACCGTTTAGAAATATCTTTTAATTGGGCTAATGTTAATTTGATCATTACACTTATCAAATCGAAAATTAAGACAGAGTCACGGTatagtaatttaaaatttatagataTAACAGctaaacataaaattaaaatatgaaatcatatttgaatgttaataattttaaattattaattttatgggCTGATATTTTACatgaaattaattgattaatatttatgtattaaatattaatccattaaattaaaattttttaatggccatatatctaaatattataattctCATTATTTAATATGAGTCAATAATATCCTACTAATTAGTGAGCCCAATGTTTATtatcttagtaaaaattttttgaTAAGCCCAATATGTAATAAATATTTGGCCTCTAATTGAGGTTGTTAAACTAATCGTTACTCATTAATTTTATAACCCCATTTTAATAATGGGTAAATgattttttattaacctaactttGTTAAAATGTATATACTTATGTTTAAAATActcgaaattattttttttattaattagtccaTATTTAAAACAACCTAGagaaaaaattatcaattaaaaaattaaaatttttatattaatttttatgtatttttaaataGTAAGCGACCACGTTAAAGCTAATAAAAAtatcttaacaaaatttaaaaaacgtTAATTTTTACTGTTAATTTAATTGACGTTGTAACAGTATTAGAATCAAATTATTACTAAGTACATTAATTAACTCACAACCTTTTAACCTAGGTACATAAATATCGCCAATTAATGGGCCAATTTATTTTTTTGGCCAAACATTTATTGCTTAGTGGACCAATTatctaaatttaatatttttaaaagttgGTTTCATATTCTGGTTCatgttttaatttaaaaactttaaatattattcacaattaatatattttattattgactTAAGTAGACCTAGTTACTTAGTTGATTTTTtaggtaaaaatttttactatttaaagggaaattgtgagttaaagattaatttagagtactctaaattaaaaggaaaaattattttagaataagttgaaaaatttttaaaaacttttaattaggctaatgaaatttttattaatataggttatctattatttttaatagaatatggtacatagtaatatttattcacaatttaattttttttatgagtgTCCAATTATTGAGCTAAtatgttttaaaatatttttttattacttaataaaaaattttaataatgtagacaactaaatttttaattttattaagtcaataaaaataaatcttttaaaaattaaaatatttatttaattaaactaataaaaaaaattttaattactaaaatactgccccattaaattttttctttattgAGTAATAAAAAATTCACTTAGCAacaattataacatttagatatatgaaacTAATGACAGATATAGTAACTAGACTTCACTATTTTATGTACTTCTAAATTAAACCTATGTTAATAACCATATCACCTAGCTCTAGTTGTCCACTAAATTTAGTTTAATGAGttcaatattttcaaaaatattgaACATATCCTCTGTAATTTTAAATTAGATGCcgatattttcaaaatttattcattaataatataaaaaaatttaaaaaattcaaaataaaatgtGAGTCAAGCTAAAAATAAAAATGgcctaataattttatttaaataaggcCTACTTATAAAAAAGTAAACAAAATATTTTAACTTTGttagtgtgtgtatatatatatatatatatatatatatatatatatataaaaagagagaaaaatattCTCAAAAGAATGCTACGTGAGCTTGTCACGAATTCCAAAAGAATACTATTTCCAATACCATATTATCAGGAGTCGGATCATGGATGGGCTTTCCACTACCACCAAGCAAAAAAACTCCGTACTTATGGTTCTAGATCTTATCTGGTCAAAGAATATAGCAAGAAATCTATAATTGAGTGGAAAACAGAGATATAAGACTCATCTGTTTTTGCGCTTGAAAAGCTCCATCAAGTTATCAATCTGGCCTTGAAAGATTCCTCGCTTGTTTCTTCTATAAATACATCCTAATCCTATAACTTCATACTCTTTTCCTCTGCCTTTCTCCATTGCCTTTTCTATATCTTTCCCCTGTTTCTGAGTCTCTTAGAAACGACTCTAAAATGGAAAACGGTGAACACAAGTTCAAAACCCAAAAAACGTTCATTGCATTTCAGTTTTGCCTGAGAATTTTCGCAATTGCAGCCACATTGGCCACTGCTTGGCTCACGCTTACTAACAAGGAATCCACTCAACTTGGTATCTTTGTCATAGATGCTCGATATAGCTACTCCTCAGCTTTCAGGTAAAAAAGATCAAACAAAACTTCTGTAACCCTTTATTATTATTTCCCTTTCTTGTCCTTTGGAATCATTAATCCTATACATTGCAGGTTCTTTGCCCTTGCAAATGTTGTTGTATGTGCCTTCTCTGTGCTGTCCTTGATGTTCCTCTTCGTTGTTGCTCGTTATGGCTCGAACTCTTCCCATTTTTTCTTCATGTTCCTCCATGATTTGGTAACTTGGTTTTTATGTAATCTTATTGCTCCTAACTTTCAAGAAATGGTCAATATGTAGATCCTATAGGTTCGGTTTCTTATAATTTTGTTTGGGTTTTGACCGTGATAGTTCATGATGTGCTTGGTTCTTGCTGGATGCGCGGCTGCCACTGCAATAGGTTTCGTGGGGAAGTATGGGAATAGCCACTCTGGTTGGATGCCCATCTGCGACCACTTTGCCAGATTCTGTCACAGAGTAACGATTACTTTGATTCTCTCGTACTTGTCCCTGGTTTTCTTGCTGATACTTACAATCACTTCTGCAAGCAACTCTAGGCAAATTCAGAGGTAGAGCTTGAATATGATGTTGCTGATGTGTTGAAATAAACCGCAGAAAAGAACAGGAAGATGATGGTGATATGGATTTGTCTTGTGAACTTGAAAGAACCTCTTTTCTATGTGAAAAAGGAACCAACTTGATGATCTCTCTGTCTCCCTCGCTCTCTCGTTTTCTCTTATTGCCTCCATATCCATTTTCATGCTTGGAGAGGTGGAAAATTAAATGCAGTATCTGCACATATGATACTTGGAAATTGAAGAAGCTTATTCTCTCCTGACAGGTCatctgaaaaataaaaaaaatttccaaaAGATTAATGAGTCTCAAATCTATTATTAAATTGAGTGCTATTTTCCCTCCTAGGAGATAGAGTAAATAaggatttataaaataaaattttttaaggtaagaatttttatgattttcacatatttataattttttagtgtTTTAGAAAAAATGAAGATTTTTTAAAATACGTAaagattttaaagagaaaatcttaACCCATTAATTTAATGgattgaaaaatgaaaatttttaaagatttCTAAAAACTTTCAAAAATCATATTTTAGACCTTCTATCAACAAAAGTTctagatttttaaattttaaaaaacctTTAATTACTTAACAAAAACTCCTTTTCGaacaaaatgttatttttttttttagaatcatCAGAAATatcacttaattaatttttttattatattaaaaataaatattgcatgtattttttttttaattatactacAAAATTTGTTGTTTTCATATTCATAATTTATGAGTTTGTCCTGATGAAGTTCTAATTGTGATTATACATATCTTAATTTGTATTTACGAAATATTGAACGAATTATCTGTTGCAAGAATTTCCAATTCCATGCCCGGTAGGTAATGGTATTCCATGTCGAAAGGCCAATTTTAATAATTTCGTGTGGGATTTCTCCTTGCAATTGAACCATgtaaaattatatatttcacaAAATGGTGATAAATGGCATTATGAATTATTTTACAAATTATTGGTATTCAATTTGAGAGTTCTTAAATAAATGATGGGAATGGACTAATCTAATTTAGAGGATATTTGGTTTGACATATAAGTTATTCAAACTTATTTATAAGTAGAATGTCGTAAGTAGAATAacgttttatttgatttataaatgaaaaaaactacttaaaataagttaaaattcataaataaatatactatttattttaaaattactatTTGATAAGTAAAAGACTATATTatcttaataaattttaaaaatattaacattattcttatttcaataattataacatataattacatatattatttttataattttgataaattaaattaccTTGAAACAcctttttatcaaatatttaaactatttaaaaattatttttaaatatttttataaaataattaattacttatttttaatttgactcgcaaattaaaaaaatatattttaaataaaaaattaaaaataagcagTCAAATTAAATATGCTCTTAGTGTCCCTTAATTTGACTTCCTCGACTTGATCAACACTTTAAATGTCGAGGTATCACAAATCACATATCAAATCCAATTCAGTATCTAATAGGTGGTGATGGATTACAAAGATTAAATCTCAAACTAAGATTGACAATATAGTAATAAATAATGCGacgtaaaaataatatttaataaatgaatCATTCACAAAACATTTTACTTGTATTTTTAAGACACTTTAAAGTTATTATAAAATGATCCAACAATTCAATATGTCATTTTTTTCTATTACCATACTTTGAAGTAAGTACAAGTGTTAAATTCGGAGAGAttataatcaatttattttaattcgaACTTATATAAGTAATTAGATTGCGTTACATATCAAAATAACTAGTCAAGTCGATGTTACAACCTAACCACTTATATATTGCCATTTTACTTCGTATTGTTTCAATATGAGATTCTAACACTCTTCCCTCAAGTGCAACCACATAGTTGTTACTTGACAattagtttgtattttttatttttaaaataacacGGGCTCTAATATCATGTTAAATTCAGAGAGTATCGGTCAAATTataatcaattcattttaattcgaatttatataagtgattagattGATTTACACATCAAAATAACTAGTCAAGTCAATGTTGCAATCTAACCACTTATATATTGTCCTTTTACTTCCTATTGTTTCGATGTGGGGATTCCAACAAtaagtatttcaacaagtattcaCCCATGCGACTTAAAAATGGGGAAATAAGCTCTAATTCAAGAGATGTATTGTCTcatcaataagaaaactttagacACCTTTTTCTAAGAAATTTAGAGTAAATCCTTCTGTTTTTTAATCTCAAttactttatatttttaattttatactacATTATTAATTTGATCCTCAGAAGTTCTCCACTTtacttatgtatatatatataaataaaagctTCACATGGTATGCTTATAGGGATATGAATTTTCAATCATGTCATCaagaaaacttaaaattttaattgctaaaaaaaatacatatagaaattattaaaaaagaaagaaagaactcAGATTCCTCTTGGACAACGGAAATCAGAAATCCATTATTTGGGCatcgattaaaatttgaggtAACCCTGGCCTGAACATCGATGGGCCGCACCTTATTTCATGAGCCCAGCTTCTGTTCCTAGACGGACACGACCCATTGGGCATTCCTACCATTTTCGCCGAATTGCAAACTGTTTGGGACGACGTATGATGGGGAAGCAGTTTTTGTCAAGAGACAATGAGGACTCGAATCTAGAAAGGTTACAAAATCATGCTATGCGATAATATGATGTTttaatacatatacatatatatatatatatataatatatatatgagaattaatgagaattaataatttttttaaataaaacttttagaagtttatgaaaaattcaaaaatttctaaAAACTTTTAAAATCTTTCTCTTTTTCCttaaatgataaaaaattataatttaaccaTTGAACCACTGAAAACATTAAAAACTTATTAATAAGCCACAACACCCATCACGGCACTCTAATTCTTTTCATATTGTTTTCTCCCTATCacattacaaatttttaaaaGGAGAAGGTATAATACTTGATTACTAAATTATTTgtctaatatatatatacatattcaaCCACTGaattattagtttaatattagtttaatatgaAATAGATAGTTGGCCACCACCAGAACAAACCATAATCTCTCAAGGTTCTTTCTTGGTTCAAGACATATTACAAAATTGTTTCCCACTTAGATTTCTGGGATTTACATGTCTGTTTATTGGGATAATCGCATCTTTTTTTCCTCTCCCTTATAAATGATGAGTGGCTGTGGCGATAGTTACAATTCAAGGAAGACTTTCGATTGATGAGGTCCTCTTTTACCAAAAGCCTCGAGAATGAGAAAACGAAAGCACAAAAAGAATCCAAGTCCTAATATTGACTAAAAAATGCGAAGACCCGCAATAAAAGCTTATGTTATTGGTTCTTATCATCTTCTTTATTTATACAGCCAGGTTCCACCAATAACCAGTCTCTGAACAAGGCAAGGGCTCGCTGGAAAGAGCAAACAAGTTTATGTTGGTCCTCAACGCTTCCATGCTTAAAGCAACTGTCGACACAAGAGGGCTGAGTATGGCACAGAGCACATGGTCTAGACCTACTTCATACCAATCTCACATGGACGCTATCTATCAAAATCACAATTTTATATAGAATAACGCAGGAATATTtatcaagaaaatattttaaGGATTTTATGAAATTGATACTAGATGATGTCCATTCTTGCCCATTCAAGCAAGCATCAACAGGGTCCAGGGAGATGGACACTGGAATGTACAAACGACCCTAGTTTGATCCCTGTGTCAGTAAGAAGTTAAGAACATCTCTACCAAAATCtgaagaaaaattgaattttACATCTATATTTACATTAAGCAGCCTGCAAAAGTAGAGAAACCCATCCGAAATCTTTCTAAAACAAGAAATTCATAAAAACTGTGTACAAGAATCACAAGCCGACACATTCATGTGTCTTAACAACTCACAAAGGGAAAAGGAGACCTGCCTACAGAGTTGATACAGCTATCCCTTTAATTTTAGCCAGCGTTTGGATACCATACAAGTCAACAACTAATAAAGCAGAAAGTGTGCTCTCAAACACAATACACTGATACAGTATAATCAATTATTGAGTTTACAATAATGAACATGAACTCCAATCTAGTTAGGTCAACAAACCAAGATCGTAGCTCTACAATGAGTTTCTCCCACGGCAATTAAGCTACTAATGTTGACTCTTACtgcaaattcaaaattatttacctTGAATGTATCTTGTATCTCATAAGCAAAAGCTGCCGAGAATACCCATGCGTAATTACCAAAAACACTATTGAGTTTACAATAATGAATATGAACTCCAATCTAGTTATGTCAAAAAACAAAGATTGCGGCTCTACAAGAGTTTCTCCCACGGCAATTAAGCATTTAAGCTACTGACGTTCACTGCTACTGCAACTTGACAATAGtatgaaccaaaaaaaaaaaaatcataaaaataagtaAATTTGAACACAGCTAATGTACACAAAGATGAACCAATCATCTTCTAATCAAGGTTTCTGAATGCACCAATTCAAGAATCGTATGATTGCTATGGCCTAGCAAAGACGCCCCAAATCTTACCCCGCCCGAGACCGTCCAAAAGTTTCTTTGCCCCCGCTACATCCATCTCAACAAGTTTCTTCAAGTGTACACAGGCACCAGCAGCGATCATCTGTTTTCTACACTTTTTAGAATGCACAAGCGAGGCCAATAATGAAACAGGGTATTTCTTATCCAAATTCTGTATCAAAGGATCTAATAGCGGAACTGCACTCACTATCCCCATCTCATCCTTTCTGAAAATCCTCCTGTTGCCTGCATATAATACAAGATTTGACAATGCCTTTCCTGCTGCTTCTTTCTCTTCCACAGCTTTAGCATCTAACATCTTAATCAATGGAACAATTATTCCGCATTCACCCATTTCCTTCCTGGTTTTTGTGTTAGAACCAAGCTCGTAGACAGCTCTGGCAGCAGCAATTCTCACAGCCATAACTCCACAATTCAACACCGCCACAAGCCTGTGAATAAACCCATCATCAGAAACAAGCACTTCTGCAATAACTTGACTCGAAGCCAGGTGCCTTAATAAATCAGCAGCAACTTCGAGACTTCTTACAGGAGGAGCTGAATCCCAGAAGGTTCTCAAGCAATCAAGGCCCCCTTCCTTGACAACCAAAATCTTCAAATTGTCATCATCCTTCGCCAGATTACATAAACACCCGATTGCGTTCTCTTGAGCCAACACAGTTCCAGACACCGCAAGGCCAATAAGATCGAAAAAAGCATTCTCTTCAATGAAATTCTCCTTAATTTCCTCAAATACGGCGAGATTTCTCAAAACACCAGCAGCAAAAGCCTGCGAACCGGGCGTGCCCGCGTGGCAAATTTCTAATAGCGAAGAAATTCCACCTCTAGACCCAATTGCCCTCGCGTTTTCCTTCGAAAAGCTTAAAGCTTGAAGGGCAACGCAAGCTTTTTCCTTTGCAAACCCACTTCCCGATTCCAGAACCCGAAGCAAATGATTCAAAAGCAATAAACCCTCTGCAATTAACACATGCTTACTACTATCCACCGTCGAAATCCTTGAAATTGCCGCAACAGTCTTCTCTTTCATCTCCTGGGAGCTCGAATCGAGTAAACGAACAAGTATGGGAACAACACCCTGTGCAACAGCTATCATTACATTCTTATCATTCTCCCGGAGCATCCCGAGCAGTGAGTCCATGGCGGAATTCTTCGACTCGCAACTACCAATCTGCAATCGGGTGATTAAGTTCCTCGACTCGGCCCTCACTGCCTCCATCTTAGAAGAGACCCCTGAAACGACAGAGTCTTGAAGAACCCCACTTTTAATCAAAATCTCGCTGTCCTTGACATGCCGATCCAACTTGGCCAAAACGGAATCGACATTGCTCTGAGTCCGGAGCTTACCTTCTGTGAAATTAGGCGTCTGACATTTTCTAGCCAAAATTACGGCATCGTTTAAAGAATGGGAAATGGAGTGAAGGAGGTCAAGACATAGTGGGTTGGAGGTGGAAGCCGGGAAGTCAGCAAAATCGGTGAGTTGGATATGGAGATCAGCAAGCTTGGTTCTGATAAGAGCCCATTTGCCTTTAAAGGTCTGTACTTGAATGATTTCGTCTAAAAGAGACTGGAGAAGCTGATTTGAGACATTGATAGGATCGTCTTCTGCCACTGTCATGGCGCTTTACAGGCTTTTAGGAGATTTCAGAGAAAAAAAGAGAAGGAAAGACTAGGGAAACTAGGGTTTAGAGTCTACGCTTTAGAGAGAGAAATAGAGAGTCAGGGAGAGATACGAAAGGGCGTGCTGGGTAACGACGGAGCAAAGACCGAAGATTGTGTGCTAGTGGATGAACAAATGTTAATGTAACTGTTGGAAATGGTGAGATTCGATTTGAGACGCAAGCTTGGAGCGTGGATGTCACCTGCATATCGGTAAAAACAGTAAAGCACATATTTTTCCCACCAGTGAAAATCTGTTTACGAGAAAATTTGTGTTTAACCAAT encodes:
- the LOC110671926 gene encoding CASP-like protein 1F1, producing the protein MENGEHKFKTQKTFIAFQFCLRIFAIAATLATAWLTLTNKESTQLGIFVIDARYSYSSAFRFFALANVVVCAFSVLSLMFLFVVARYGSNSSHFFFMFLHDLFMMCLVLAGCAAATAIGFVGKYGNSHSGWMPICDHFARFCHRVTITLILSYLSLVFLLILTITSASNSRQIQR
- the LOC110671923 gene encoding uncharacterized protein LOC110671923, whose translation is MTVAEDDPINVSNQLLQSLLDEIIQVQTFKGKWALIRTKLADLHIQLTDFADFPASTSNPLCLDLLHSISHSLNDAVILARKCQTPNFTEGKLRTQSNVDSVLAKLDRHVKDSEILIKSGVLQDSVVSGVSSKMEAVRAESRNLITRLQIGSCESKNSAMDSLLGMLRENDKNVMIAVAQGVVPILVRLLDSSSQEMKEKTVAAISRISTVDSSKHVLIAEGLLLLNHLLRVLESGSGFAKEKACVALQALSFSKENARAIGSRGGISSLLEICHAGTPGSQAFAAGVLRNLAVFEEIKENFIEENAFFDLIGLAVSGTVLAQENAIGCLCNLAKDDDNLKILVVKEGGLDCLRTFWDSAPPVRSLEVAADLLRHLASSQVIAEVLVSDDGFIHRLVAVLNCGVMAVRIAAARAVYELGSNTKTRKEMGECGIIVPLIKMLDAKAVEEKEAAGKALSNLVLYAGNRRIFRKDEMGIVSAVPLLDPLIQNLDKKYPVSLLASLVHSKKCRKQMIAAGACVHLKKLVEMDVAGAKKLLDGLGRGKIWGVFARP